The Candidatus Nealsonbacteria bacterium CG07_land_8_20_14_0_80_39_13 nucleotide sequence GGCAGGCAATGAAAATGTAATTTTTCTTCAATGTGCATCTACATATCCATCACCGTGTGAAATAATGAATTTGAAATCTATGGAGACGATTGCAAAGGCGTTCAATGTTATCACCGGATTATCCGACCATACAGAGGGGATTCATATCTCAATTGCCGCTGCGGCGATGGGAGCAAAGGTTATTGAAAGACATTTTACGCTGGACAGAAAAATGGAAGGTCCTGACCATGCATTTGCTTTAAACCCTGATGATTTAATGAAACTCGTGAAACAGGTAAGGGATGTGGAGAAGGCAGCAGGAGACGGCAAAAAACTCGGCCCAAAAACCGAGGAAATGGAGTTTTATGAAAAGGCGAGAAGAAGCATCCATGCGGCATGTGATATCAAGAGTGGTACGGAAATAACAAAGGATATGCTTGTTGTGAAGAGGCCCGGATATGGAATAAAACCAAAATTTATTGATGCTGTAACAGGACTGAACGCTAAAATAGATATCAGCGAAGACCAGTGGATAACATGGAAAATGTTATAGAGATAAGAGAAGCTGAAATAGAAGACAGCGATGACCTTTTTAGATGGCGGAATCATCCTGAAATCAGAAGGCATTTTTTTAATGAAGCAGAGCTTGATTCTGATGAACATAAAGAATGGCTTATTGAGAGATTAAAAAACAATGATGTTAAAATCTATATTGCCATGCAGTCCGGGGAAAAAATAGGCGTGATTAGATTTGAGCCTGCTGATGAAGGGAGCATATATATTAGCGTTAATCTTAATCCTGAATATTTGCAGAGGAAATGCGGCAAGCCTATTTTTTTAAACGGCATGGAATGGTTTATTATGAGACAAAAGGGCCGTGCTATAAAAAGTAACGTTGCTCTGCAGCATGGTAAGAGCACAGGGACGCTCAAATTTGAGTTCATAGATAAAGAAAGCTTGAATGTAAGTGTTAACCTTAATCCCGAATATTTATATATGGGACTCGGCAAGGTCGTTATACTGAAGGGTACGGAGAAATTTATTTCAGATTCTATTGGCAAACACAAGATAGTAGCGAGGATAAAGGGAGATAACATACGCTCCATTAAGGCCTTTGGGAGCTCAGGATATATCTTTAGAAGGAGGAAAGAAGAGGTCGTAGAGTATGAGTTCAGGAAATGACATTCTGTGCAGCGATATCGTGTTTGAACACATAGGCGTTGCGGTAAACAGCATAAGTGAATCAATGCATCTCCTCAATGAGATTTTTAATTTAAAGGAAGTCCCGGAAATTTATGAAGACGCGCTTCAGAATATAAGGATTTCATTTATCAACCTCTCGGGCGCCAAAGTAGAATTAATAGAGTCTCTTGACAGCAGCAAAAAATCGCCTGTTGATAACATGATTAACAAGAATATTTCTTATTATCATCTTTGTTTCAGCACTAAATGCATTGAAGATGCAGTTTCAGAACTAAAGGAAAAAGGCGCTGTTGAGGTGCGCAGCCCGATACCTGCCGCAGCATTTGGTAACAGTAAAATAGCATTTTTATTTATAAAACACTTGGGGTTGGTAGAGCTGGTAGAGAAGAAATAGTGAAAGTTGCCCTGCTTAGTAATATTAATATGGATTTAATGGTTCCGAGACTTGAAAAATATCTTGATGATGCAGGCATTAGAGGCGATTTTCATATCACAGGCTTTAATCAGTATATCCAAGAAATGATAAATCCGAATTCGACTTTAAATACGGGAGAATTTGATGCGGCTGTTCTTTTTATTGACGGGGAAGAACTTTTTCAAAATATTATCTATGACCCGTTAAAATATAAAAAAGATGATATAGATAGGCTGATTGACAGTGAAATAAAGAATATTAGTTTGCAGATAAAAAGCGCTGTCAACGCTAACGGGAAGATTACATTTTTTGTAAATAACCTTTTTATTAGAAGGCCCACTATATTAGGGGCGATGGACTATAATGCAGAGTTTACCATAGCGGGACTCCAGGATAGATTTAACAGCAGGGTGCAGGAGCTTAAAGCATCAGATAGGGTTGTGATAATAGATTTTGCCGGGTTTGTCTCAAGATACGGATATGAGATGGTATATGACAACAGGTTGTGGCATATAGGCAGGATTAAATTCAGCAGTCAGGGATTAAAGTCTTTATCTGAATTGTATTGCTCATATATGCAGGCTTATCTTGGCAAAAGTAAAAAGGTTCTTGTGCTTGACCTTGACAATACTCTATGGGGAGGCGTTATCGGAGAGGATGGCATAAACGGGATAAAACTTGGGAATGAAGGAATTGGCAGGGCATATCACGATTTTCAGAAACTGATAAGGGTTTTAAAACATAAAGGGATACTCTTGTGTATTTGCAGTAAAAATAATTTAACGGATGTAAGAGAGGTATTTGAGAAAAATGAGTTTATGGAATTAAAAGAGGACGATTTTGTCGCATTAAAAATTAACTGGGAAAATAAGATTAAAAATATAAAAGATATAGCAGCAGAACTAAATTTGGGAACTGACAGTTTTGTGTTTATAGACGATAACCCCTTTGAAAGAGAGATGGTAAAAAGCGAGATACCTCAGGTGATTGTTCCTGATTTTCCGGAAGACCCTGTTAATCTGAGCCGGTGGTTTATAGATTTATCATTTAAATATTTCAATAATGTCATAATTACCAATGAAGATAAATTAAGGACGGAAATTTATCACGCCGATTCTAATAGGAAAAAAATGGAAGGGAAAGCAGCGACATTGGAAGATTTTTATGAATCGCTTGACATGAGAGCTGTGATTAGAATTGATAGTAGAGATGATTTTAAAAGAATAGCTCAGTTGACACAAAGGACGAATCAATTTAATCTTACAACCAGAAGATACAGCGAAAATGAGGTGCTTGCTTTTATGAACAGTAAAGACTGGATGGTGCT carries:
- a CDS encoding N-acetylneuraminate synthase, translating into MKIEIRIGNRILGQGHPTYVIAEAGSNHNGDFDIAKKLIKAAADAGADAIKFQVFSAEKHYSKKTPLHSGYKERLYDLIKKLEIPREWLKELKDYSDQKGIIFFASPCDYEAVELLENIGAPLYKISSFELVDLELIHYIACKQKPLIISTGLANMEEIEDAYLACVKAGNENVIFLQCASTYPSPCEIMNLKSMETIAKAFNVITGLSDHTEGIHISIAAAAMGAKVIERHFTLDRKMEGPDHAFALNPDDLMKLVKQVRDVEKAAGDGKKLGPKTEEMEFYEKARRSIHAACDIKSGTEITKDMLVVKRPGYGIKPKFIDAVTGLNAKIDISEDQWITWKML